Proteins from a genomic interval of Methanofollis formosanus:
- a CDS encoding tetratricopeptide repeat protein, translating into MEKSADEWCHEGNTFFHEEQYEDAIGCYDRAIAIDPNNPAAWDGKGAVLMKLNRFEDAIECDDQAIAIDPGYSRAWNGKRLALMILGRFEDAIECCDQALAIDPNNPETWHVRGLAFNELGRYEVAIECYDRAIAIDPNNPGVWFSKGFALNELGRYEDAVRCYDQVIAIDPYDHQSWLRKGSLFNELGRYEDAIECYDRALAIDPNNLEALLGKGFALTELGRYEDAIECCDQALAIDPNIPGALLCKGFALNELGRCEDAIECYDRMLAIDQNNPGALFSKGFALTELGRYEDAIECYDQVMVIDPNVSAAWCFKGLALDELEHYEDAIACYNQAIAIDPNDPMVWIKKGSVLMKLGRHEEGRECQERAVAISPGIIE; encoded by the coding sequence ATGGAGAAGAGTGCAGATGAATGGTGCCATGAAGGAAACACGTTCTTTCATGAAGAACAGTATGAAGATGCCATAGGGTGCTATGATCGGGCGATTGCAATCGATCCAAACAATCCAGCAGCATGGGATGGCAAAGGAGCCGTCCTCATGAAACTCAACAGGTTCGAGGACGCCATAGAGTGTGATGACCAGGCTATTGCCATCGACCCAGGCTACTCCAGAGCATGGAATGGCAAAAGACTTGCCCTCATGATACTCGGCAGGTTTGAGGATGCCATTGAGTGCTGCGATCAGGCACTTGCAATCGATCCAAACAACCCTGAGACATGGCATGTCAGAGGACTTGCCTTTAATGAGCTTGGACGGTATGAAGTCGCCATAGAGTGTTATGATCGAGCGATTGCAATCGATCCGAACAACCCCGGGGTATGGTTCAGCAAAGGATTCGCCCTCAATGAACTTGGACGGTATGAAGACGCTGTAAGGTGTTATGATCAGGTGATTGCGATTGATCCATACGATCATCAGTCATGGCTCAGGAAAGGATCTCTCTTCAATGAACTCGGTCGGTATGAGGACGCCATAGAGTGCTATGACCGGGCGCTTGCAATCGACCCAAACAATCTTGAGGCATTGCTCGGCAAAGGATTTGCCCTCACTGAACTCGGACGGTATGAAGACGCCATAGAGTGTTGCGATCAGGCGCTTGCAATTGATCCGAACATCCCTGGAGCATTGCTATGCAAGGGATTCGCCCTCAATGAACTTGGACGCTGTGAAGACGCCATAGAGTGTTATGACCGGATGCTTGCAATTGATCAAAACAACCCCGGGGCGTTGTTCAGCAAAGGATTCGCCCTCACTGAACTTGGACGGTATGAAGACGCCATAGAGTGTTATGATCAGGTGATGGTAATTGATCCGAATGTCTCGGCGGCATGGTGCTTCAAAGGACTCGCCCTCGATGAACTTGAACACTATGAAGACGCTATAGCGTGTTATAATCAGGCGATTGCGATCGATCCAAACGACCCTATGGTATGGATCAAGAAAGGAAGTGTCCTCATGAAACTCGGTCGACATGAAGAGGGTCGAGAGTGTCAGGAACGGGCGGTTGCAATCAGTCCTGGAATAATAGAATGA
- a CDS encoding cupin domain-containing protein: MHRTIALILISILLSAGCLSPEPPQAEEGVIPVTPDEPFSLFGGQGTYTGLIGEETPDIPANYSIGMVTIPPGNATPPHRLVGTTEFVYLIEGEAEIQCDNQTVTARAGEVVLLPAGVLQSIASVGATDLRYVDVIQPPFAAENEISGDDLTALAGTTDGVPVVIPDPRGGIEWDLGSEMMIYTLANPVLMEEMNLPIEYSVAYVEFLPGGSIGYNRLNGSSELVYVLDGEVEVFTPDAGSVRVPAGSAAYVPPDRVKGYRNVAATNSTMLSFVDPAWTPERTEMLE; encoded by the coding sequence ATGCACAGGACGATCGCGCTCATCCTCATCTCCATCCTCCTCTCTGCCGGATGCCTCTCACCAGAACCTCCGCAGGCAGAGGAAGGCGTCATCCCGGTCACGCCAGACGAACCGTTCTCCCTCTTCGGGGGTCAGGGCACCTACACCGGGCTCATCGGCGAGGAGACCCCGGATATCCCGGCAAACTACAGCATCGGAATGGTCACCATCCCGCCGGGCAACGCCACGCCCCCGCACCGGCTGGTCGGGACCACCGAGTTCGTCTATCTCATCGAGGGCGAGGCCGAGATCCAGTGCGACAACCAGACGGTGACCGCTCGCGCAGGGGAGGTCGTGCTCCTCCCCGCAGGGGTGCTCCAGTCGATCGCCTCGGTCGGGGCGACCGACCTCAGGTACGTCGACGTGATCCAGCCGCCCTTCGCGGCGGAAAATGAGATCTCGGGCGACGACCTGACGGCTCTCGCGGGGACGACCGACGGCGTGCCGGTCGTCATCCCCGACCCCAGGGGCGGGATCGAGTGGGATCTCGGGTCTGAGATGATGATCTACACCCTCGCAAACCCGGTGCTGATGGAGGAGATGAACCTCCCGATCGAGTACAGTGTGGCGTACGTCGAATTCCTCCCGGGCGGGTCGATCGGATACAACCGGCTCAACGGATCGTCCGAACTGGTCTATGTGCTCGACGGCGAGGTCGAGGTCTTCACCCCGGACGCCGGATCGGTGCGAGTCCCTGCCGGGAGTGCGGCCTATGTCCCGCCCGACCGCGTGAAAGGCTACCGGAACGTCGCGGCGACGAACTCGACGATGCTCAGTTTCGTCGACCCGGCCTGGACGCCCGAACGGACCGAGATGCTGGAGTGA
- a CDS encoding cache domain-containing protein: MKSHVWTIALVLVAASLLCAGCMTPTEDGASDDAARVEMLSLLGEMQGTVTGSLTAIDRAAAETAAGLGSTGLSGPEAEALLDGALAADPSVSTAIVVARNGTVTAARPAALGLVGSNLGEQAVVQRVFERKVPVMSDLFPLAEGGYAATIECPVFSPDEEMIGMVSVSFLPDRLVGEHAESAITGTPYTVMAAQAGGLVLYDADPEEIGKETLNESLYADFPEILETARSFSGNWSGHATYSFYDTGFGEVVDKEMYWTTVGLHGTEWRLVVIRPLV; the protein is encoded by the coding sequence ATGAAATCACACGTATGGACGATCGCTCTCGTCCTGGTGGCGGCCTCCCTGCTCTGTGCCGGCTGTATGACCCCCACAGAGGACGGTGCCTCTGATGACGCCGCCCGCGTGGAGATGCTCTCCCTCCTCGGCGAGATGCAGGGGACGGTCACCGGAAGCCTGACGGCGATCGACCGGGCGGCGGCGGAGACGGCCGCGGGTCTTGGGAGCACCGGGCTTTCGGGGCCAGAGGCTGAGGCGCTCCTCGACGGTGCGCTGGCGGCCGATCCGTCCGTCTCCACGGCGATCGTGGTCGCGCGCAACGGCACGGTCACTGCCGCCAGGCCCGCCGCCCTCGGGCTTGTCGGGAGCAACCTGGGCGAGCAGGCGGTTGTGCAGCGGGTCTTCGAGCGGAAGGTGCCGGTGATGTCAGACCTCTTCCCCCTTGCAGAGGGCGGGTACGCGGCGACGATCGAGTGCCCCGTCTTCTCGCCGGATGAAGAGATGATCGGCATGGTGAGCGTCTCCTTCCTGCCCGACCGTCTCGTCGGCGAGCACGCAGAGTCTGCCATCACCGGGACGCCCTATACCGTGATGGCCGCCCAGGCAGGCGGTCTGGTGCTCTACGATGCGGACCCCGAAGAGATCGGGAAGGAGACGCTCAACGAATCCCTGTATGCGGACTTCCCGGAGATCCTCGAGACTGCACGATCATTTTCCGGGAACTGGTCCGGGCATGCGACCTACTCCTTCTATGACACCGGCTTTGGAGAGGTCGTCGATAAGGAGATGTACTGGACGACGGTCGGTCTGCACGGTACGGAGTGGCGCCTGGTCGTCATCCGCCCCCTCGTCTGA
- a CDS encoding dipeptidase codes for MRRTGIFLVLLILLACAPVSACTIFAVTPGASENGTMYVGHTNDGVGPDWRNIDDITLTYVPAADHAPGATRAIYFDPNSGSDAAGKKAGNATGLVLGSIEQVPHTYAYYTASYAMMNEHQLLSAECTDYAKVQLDAEEGKRIFYSSELSNVALERCTTARDAVELVGSLIDTYGYYGTGETLIFADPKEAWVIEMCSSPAGTGGLWVAEKIPDGEVFVAGNEFRIRTFAEGDPDMLYTPDLFAIAEEYGLRSSSEGDFDWLEATSYGEYSHPYYSLMRVWRIQDRLAPSLNLSPYVEDSYTKALPFTVVPDTPVNRTTALSLFRDHYEGTDFDLTAGVAAGPFGNPYRYLGPADAHTDFQNESSIEVRAGANPRPVSAVFCSYSYVAEARSSLPDPVGGVLWFGPAVTYETVYAPMYAGSENVSTAYTTGTRTEYDPDAAYWTFDFVTNWAMLRYDAMIEDIRAEQAALEADSIRQVGETDARAAAMIAAGDEAGARRLLTDFTVQRGDEIIDEWQDLSAMLVVKYSNGLITDPATEDVDEPGYPAWWYQEADYQYGPRVYDLERLRATPGLNYTGENVWVPRNASIDQILERI; via the coding sequence ATGAGACGTACGGGAATCTTTCTGGTCCTGCTGATTCTTCTTGCGTGTGCGCCCGTCTCGGCGTGCACCATCTTTGCGGTCACGCCGGGCGCCTCAGAGAACGGCACGATGTATGTCGGCCACACCAACGACGGCGTCGGGCCCGACTGGAGAAACATCGACGACATCACCCTGACCTATGTCCCGGCGGCAGACCATGCCCCGGGAGCGACGAGGGCGATCTACTTCGATCCGAACAGCGGTTCTGACGCCGCAGGCAAAAAAGCAGGGAACGCCACCGGGCTCGTCCTCGGCTCCATCGAACAGGTGCCGCACACCTACGCCTACTACACCGCCTCCTACGCCATGATGAACGAGCACCAACTGCTCAGCGCCGAGTGCACCGATTATGCGAAGGTCCAGCTCGACGCCGAGGAGGGGAAGCGGATCTTCTACTCGTCCGAACTCTCGAACGTGGCGCTCGAACGCTGCACCACCGCACGGGACGCGGTCGAACTGGTCGGCAGCCTCATCGACACCTACGGCTATTACGGGACCGGCGAGACGCTCATCTTCGCCGACCCGAAGGAGGCGTGGGTCATCGAGATGTGCTCCAGTCCGGCGGGCACCGGCGGGCTCTGGGTCGCCGAGAAGATCCCGGACGGCGAGGTTTTCGTGGCCGGGAACGAGTTCAGGATCCGCACCTTCGCGGAGGGCGACCCGGACATGCTGTACACCCCCGACCTTTTCGCCATCGCCGAGGAGTACGGGCTCCGGTCGTCCTCTGAAGGCGACTTCGACTGGCTGGAGGCGACGAGTTACGGCGAATACTCCCATCCCTATTATTCGTTGATGAGGGTCTGGCGCATCCAGGACCGGCTTGCGCCCTCGCTGAACCTGAGCCCCTATGTCGAGGACTCGTACACGAAGGCCCTGCCCTTTACGGTCGTGCCCGACACGCCCGTCAACCGCACGACCGCCCTCTCGCTCTTCCGCGACCACTATGAGGGCACCGACTTCGACCTGACGGCGGGCGTCGCCGCCGGACCGTTCGGGAACCCGTACCGCTATCTCGGGCCCGCCGACGCCCACACCGATTTCCAGAACGAGTCCTCTATCGAGGTGCGGGCCGGGGCGAACCCGCGGCCGGTATCGGCGGTCTTTTGCAGTTACAGTTATGTCGCCGAGGCGCGGTCCAGCCTCCCCGACCCTGTCGGGGGCGTCCTCTGGTTCGGTCCGGCCGTGACCTACGAGACGGTGTACGCACCGATGTACGCCGGATCGGAGAATGTCTCAACCGCCTATACGACCGGGACGCGGACAGAGTACGACCCCGACGCCGCCTACTGGACCTTCGACTTCGTGACCAACTGGGCGATGCTCAGGTACGACGCGATGATCGAGGACATCCGGGCAGAACAGGCCGCACTCGAAGCTGACTCGATCCGGCAGGTCGGGGAGACCGACGCACGGGCGGCCGCGATGATCGCCGCGGGCGACGAGGCCGGTGCCCGCCGTCTCCTCACCGACTTCACGGTGCAGCGGGGCGACGAGATCATCGACGAGTGGCAGGATCTCTCGGCGATGCTGGTCGTGAAGTACTCGAACGGACTCATCACCGACCCGGCGACCGAGGACGTCGACGAACCCGGGTATCCGGCATGGTGGTACCAGGAGGCCGACTACCAGTACGGCCCGAGGGTCTACGACCTCGAGCGCCTCCGCGCCACGCCGGGCCTGAACTACACCGGCGAGAATGTCTGGGTCCCCAGAAACGCGTCGATCGATCAGATCCTGGAGAGGATCTGA
- a CDS encoding M3 family metallopeptidase: MHTRVPPIRLHRLSWLILLTAFLLTTAGCLENARQEEPANGVDPIRSHYSPGEITQLNEAAEEKANASLDAIAAIPPEDRTFENTVLAFDRTLADYSDAVGPLMLMGSVYPDKRIAAEGMACEESASVFLTGVYTRRDLYDALHDRIPRTPEESRLYDVTMREFEKNGLKLPEDRLVKVREMRTELSGLETRYSANLNNDNTTIECTADELAGVPSSSMAAFSQTPEGAYLVTAKRPDYVAVMTYADDAGTRKRMYEAYHNRQAEANTPLLEEAIVLRQQIARELGYATWADYRIEGRMAGNTSNVMAFLTSMQAPLKEKYTAEMAGLLAIKTRMDPAATTVEPWDVAYLQDIQKQEEYAYDEEEVREYFPLDTVLQGLFDTYGTLFGVEFSEVEDAAVWDPDVRLYAVKDQTGDDLIGYLYLDLYPREGKFGHFCATPVIGGRMKDGTYSTPVVAIIGNFRTPEGEKPSLLTMYEIETLFHETGHAMHYLLTTAPYGSLSGFNVEWDFVETPSQTLEEWAWDPEVLESISGHYTNSSEKIPPELRDRVIAARDVGAGNLYTGRLLVNSLEDMRFHTATAPVNVTEVWSQTYEDVTGTRPLAGTHQPASFGHLMGGYDAGYYGYLWSKVYALDIVDEFKEGGMTNRTTGMKFRDEILSRGNMEDGTVLLENFLGREPGPEALCRHLGIEVDGED, translated from the coding sequence ATGCATACCCGCGTCCCCCCTATCCGTCTTCACCGTCTATCGTGGCTCATCCTCCTGACCGCCTTCCTCCTCACGACCGCAGGATGTCTTGAGAATGCACGGCAAGAAGAGCCCGCAAACGGTGTCGACCCCATCCGGAGCCACTACTCCCCCGGCGAGATCACGCAACTGAACGAGGCCGCAGAGGAGAAGGCAAACGCTTCGCTCGACGCCATTGCCGCGATCCCTCCTGAAGATCGCACCTTCGAGAACACGGTCCTCGCATTCGACCGGACACTCGCAGACTATTCAGACGCCGTCGGCCCCCTCATGCTGATGGGCTCGGTGTACCCCGACAAAAGAATCGCCGCAGAGGGCATGGCCTGTGAAGAATCTGCATCGGTCTTCCTTACCGGTGTCTACACCCGGCGCGATCTCTACGACGCTCTCCATGACCGGATCCCGCGCACTCCCGAGGAGTCCCGGCTCTACGACGTGACCATGAGGGAGTTTGAGAAGAACGGGCTGAAGCTCCCTGAAGATCGCCTCGTGAAGGTTCGGGAGATGAGGACTGAGTTGAGCGGACTCGAGACGAGGTACTCGGCCAACCTGAACAACGACAACACCACGATCGAGTGCACCGCCGACGAACTTGCCGGCGTGCCGTCGTCGTCGATGGCGGCGTTCTCGCAGACGCCGGAGGGGGCCTATCTCGTCACCGCGAAGCGCCCCGACTATGTCGCGGTGATGACCTATGCCGACGATGCCGGGACACGCAAGCGGATGTACGAGGCATACCACAACCGGCAGGCGGAGGCGAACACCCCCCTGCTCGAAGAGGCGATCGTGCTCCGCCAGCAGATTGCACGGGAACTGGGGTACGCCACATGGGCCGACTACCGGATCGAGGGCAGGATGGCAGGGAACACGAGCAATGTGATGGCATTTCTCACCTCCATGCAGGCACCCCTGAAGGAAAAATACACCGCCGAGATGGCGGGCCTTCTCGCGATCAAGACGCGTATGGACCCGGCGGCGACGACGGTCGAGCCCTGGGATGTCGCGTACCTCCAGGATATCCAGAAGCAGGAGGAGTATGCCTATGACGAGGAGGAGGTCAGGGAATACTTCCCGCTCGACACCGTCCTTCAGGGCCTTTTCGACACCTACGGGACGCTCTTCGGCGTCGAGTTCTCCGAGGTCGAGGACGCTGCTGTCTGGGATCCAGATGTCAGGCTTTATGCGGTGAAAGACCAGACCGGCGATGATCTGATCGGCTACCTGTATCTTGATCTCTATCCGCGTGAGGGGAAGTTCGGGCACTTCTGTGCGACGCCGGTGATCGGCGGGAGGATGAAGGACGGGACGTACTCGACGCCGGTCGTTGCGATCATAGGTAATTTCCGCACGCCCGAAGGGGAGAAGCCGTCGCTTCTGACCATGTACGAGATCGAGACGCTCTTCCACGAGACCGGGCATGCGATGCACTATCTCCTGACGACCGCACCGTATGGCTCTCTGTCAGGGTTCAATGTGGAGTGGGATTTTGTCGAGACGCCTTCCCAGACGCTTGAGGAGTGGGCCTGGGATCCCGAGGTCCTGGAATCGATCTCAGGCCATTATACCAACTCGTCCGAAAAAATTCCGCCTGAACTTCGTGACCGCGTCATTGCGGCCAGGGATGTCGGGGCAGGGAATCTCTATACCGGTCGTCTGCTTGTCAATTCTCTGGAGGATATGCGGTTCCACACCGCGACCGCACCGGTCAACGTGACCGAGGTCTGGTCTCAGACCTATGAGGATGTAACGGGTACGCGGCCTCTTGCCGGTACCCATCAGCCCGCGTCGTTCGGCCATCTCATGGGCGGGTACGATGCCGGGTATTATGGGTATCTCTGGTCGAAGGTCTATGCCCTCGATATCGTCGACGAGTTCAAGGAGGGCGGGATGACCAACCGGACCACCGGGATGAAGTTCAGGGACGAGATCCTTTCACGGGGCAATATGGAAGACGGCACCGTGCTTCTGGAGAATTTCCTGGGGAGAGAGCCGGGGCCTGAGGCGCTGTGCCGGCACCTCGGGATCGAGGTCGACGGGGAGGATTGA
- a CDS encoding DUF7557 family protein yields the protein MVTTIQLRPETKSRLDGIKIHPRETYDETLNRLLDMAYDPEPLSEDTLKKIEEGIADIRAGRGRPFEGVVRERGLE from the coding sequence ATGGTCACGACGATCCAGCTTCGGCCCGAGACAAAGTCCCGTCTGGACGGCATCAAGATCCACCCCCGAGAGACCTACGACGAGACGTTGAACCGTCTTCTGGACATGGCATATGACCCTGAACCCTTGAGCGAAGATACTTTGAAAAAGATTGAGGAGGGTATCGCAGATATCCGGGCCGGTCGGGGTCGCCCCTTTGAAGGGGTTGTCCGGGAACGGGGCCTTGAATGA
- a CDS encoding type II toxin-antitoxin system RelE family toxin: MIWRLIILPGAERDFNRIPDPDARQIKEELYALADEPYPRSHVKKLRGHQSSPVYSLRVGHYRVILIIEDNTMVIAVIEIGNRSTVYRKY, encoded by the coding sequence ATGATCTGGCGGCTGATCATCCTGCCGGGTGCCGAGCGAGACTTCAACAGGATCCCGGATCCCGATGCCCGACAGATCAAAGAGGAACTCTATGCCCTGGCAGACGAGCCGTATCCTCGATCTCACGTTAAGAAATTGAGGGGACACCAGAGCAGTCCGGTGTACTCTCTTCGTGTGGGACATTATCGGGTCATTCTCATCATTGAAGATAATACGATGGTTATCGCCGTGATTGAGATTGGAAACCGGAGCACGGTTTACCGGAAATATTGA